One Vibrio gallaecicus genomic region harbors:
- a CDS encoding Gfo/Idh/MocA family protein: MKWGILGTSFISGVMADAINNDEGSELYAVAGRTHSTLNEFTTQYKPTTSYNSYDALLNDDSVDVVYIALPNHVHHEYVIKAANKGKAILCEKSLSIDMEKTDLALTAVAENQVFFAEGLMYLNHPLVEQLLSELESGEIGEVRSIQASYIAAIDQFVNPASKGALYNLGCYPMSLIHSVMQQQYGDQIFDNVDISALGRRGLDGNICESSALMRFNDAVSAQIHTAEDHGLKHHFTILGSKGCITLTTNPWLPSIDNHFSVELYETSHREVTVKAQGDGFHYQVRNIRGAIQAGHKQLQPPCATINDSRAIMDLLTRWEHAAS, encoded by the coding sequence ATGAAGTGGGGAATATTAGGTACGAGCTTTATTTCAGGTGTGATGGCAGACGCAATAAACAATGATGAAGGCAGCGAGTTGTATGCTGTTGCTGGGCGAACGCATTCTACTCTTAATGAATTTACCACCCAGTACAAGCCTACAACGTCATATAACAGTTACGATGCATTGCTTAACGATGATTCGGTAGATGTTGTATACATTGCGTTACCTAACCATGTACACCACGAATATGTGATTAAAGCAGCAAATAAAGGTAAAGCTATTTTGTGCGAAAAATCATTATCCATTGATATGGAAAAAACGGATTTAGCGCTCACAGCTGTAGCGGAAAACCAGGTCTTTTTCGCTGAGGGTTTGATGTATCTTAATCACCCATTGGTTGAACAACTTCTTTCTGAATTGGAATCTGGCGAGATTGGCGAAGTGCGTTCTATACAAGCTTCATATATCGCGGCTATTGATCAATTTGTGAATCCGGCAAGTAAGGGGGCACTGTATAACTTAGGGTGCTACCCAATGTCGCTTATTCATTCAGTTATGCAGCAACAATATGGGGATCAGATATTCGATAATGTTGATATTTCAGCATTAGGTCGTCGCGGCTTAGATGGGAATATTTGTGAATCTTCGGCTTTAATGCGATTTAATGACGCAGTCAGTGCCCAAATCCACACTGCCGAAGATCATGGTTTGAAGCACCATTTTACTATCTTGGGCAGTAAAGGCTGTATCACACTGACAACCAATCCTTGGTTACCTTCAATTGATAATCACTTTAGTGTAGAGCTATACGAAACTTCACATAGAGAAGTTACAGTAAAAGCGCAGGGCGATGGTTTCCATTATCAGGTTAGAAATATTCGTGGAGCTATTCAAGCGGGGCATAAACAATTACAACCCCCATGCGCAACCATTAATGATTCGAGAGCAATCATGGACCTGCTGACTCGCTGGGAACATGCAGCAAGCTAA
- a CDS encoding LysR family transcriptional regulator, protein MDKLTSMKVFAYVVENGSFRSAADHFNLSPTMIGKHVSSLEESLNTRLIHRTTRKQSLTDSGKLYFQECQRILEDISNAENLIQTLENRPQGTVTINCPVTYGNKVLAPIVAEFLIEHPEINVELMLSNELIDPYKSETDLIIRIGELSDSSLVARHIGDYKMIYCASPDYISRHPKIESISDLSQHHCLGFRYTNGQSQHTLNAPTSPFKSNHTRLASNNGDVLKYAALQGVGVLLQPMILVEQEIKQQKLIQVLKDSSPQRRPIHLLYKSKQLSLKNRTFADFVIKRCRGE, encoded by the coding sequence ATGGATAAGCTAACAAGCATGAAGGTATTTGCGTATGTGGTAGAAAATGGCAGCTTTCGCAGTGCTGCTGATCACTTCAACTTATCACCAACGATGATTGGCAAGCATGTCTCATCACTAGAAGAAAGTCTGAATACACGTTTAATTCACCGCACTACTCGTAAGCAATCTCTGACTGATTCAGGCAAACTCTATTTTCAAGAATGCCAACGAATTTTAGAAGACATCAGTAATGCTGAAAACTTAATTCAAACTCTTGAGAACCGCCCACAAGGTACTGTGACCATTAACTGCCCGGTAACCTATGGCAACAAAGTTCTCGCGCCTATTGTGGCTGAGTTCCTCATTGAACACCCTGAAATCAACGTTGAATTAATGCTATCAAACGAGCTAATTGACCCTTACAAAAGTGAGACTGACCTCATTATACGAATTGGAGAGCTGAGTGATTCAAGCTTAGTTGCAAGACATATCGGTGATTACAAGATGATTTACTGCGCCTCTCCCGATTACATAAGCCGTCACCCAAAAATCGAATCCATCAGCGATTTATCACAACATCACTGTTTGGGGTTTCGTTATACAAATGGTCAAAGTCAGCATACGCTCAATGCGCCAACCAGCCCATTTAAAAGCAACCATACCCGATTAGCATCCAATAATGGTGACGTGCTTAAATATGCTGCGCTGCAAGGGGTTGGAGTACTATTACAACCTATGATTTTAGTCGAGCAGGAAATTAAACAGCAGAAACTTATACAAGTTTTAAAAGACAGCTCTCCCCAAAGAAGACCCATCCATCTATTGTATAAGAGCAAGCAACTCTCTTTAAAAAACCGAACCTTTGCTGACTTCGTGATCAAGCGTTGCCGTGGCGAGTGA
- a CDS encoding hybrid sensor histidine kinase/response regulator, which yields MADIFVNIAPYFKLSLLLGTSLIILCWLSYFVRFVYQQEVKVLTSLYTSYIVYSVSILFWVLSNAYFHSSLLVGLGDDAGILMARAANIFSYMAFVCAFHFSCKVTSEYKNHQLLKWQWGLIGLATLYSVPINLMSGYTVIGIDITAQSDFILHFGSGTPLFFFTILLFFFLTLSNLFWYGLKKSQIKRLKVTYMAAGIIIFMISTTLVHLFATLILNDFSMTWLPPALSISELLFMGYAVVCNRFYSWRYLLHIGSSLALTLGVYFTFLAWSFDGFNMQEEAFELVLLGALMVIGTWRLTWKVARSISSVLIYGSIKDPTDKIAGLVDDFQTSTEQAMEKLAGILHVDKALLVLDANSNDLYSSVLNQTRSALLVKEVEYEVSSQPNTKLHAIRDKMLKSNTAMILPLHDKQDTLSYFIMSSGKRDGSLFTNEEISALQKLLKKAWPYIHNERKVQHSQAMAKSIAHEMRNPLAQVQLHLEKISELTARFPETTPNLANEEWTDLEARLAQEINRGRDAIQRGNLLIDATLHEAHDLYLNQDSLGYYSVVELINKALDDYAYGSEAFTSRVQFEPEEQDYLVHANDTMFSFILFNLLRNALHYFDDYPKSYIEIKLKTGEKFNQILFKDYGPGIDPKVVERIFDDFFTHQKYDGSGLGLSYCKRVMTLFDGSIHCQSVYGKFTEFKLVFPKVASNVRRENDDSNLVDTDSLRDYLAGVQLPESSIKEGIQVLVTDDNKGQRALTRIYLEQLGTMVHEAENGLQAVKFVEEHPVDIVFMDIQMPVLDGLAATKQIKLLKPTLPVIALSGESGKREIDKINQLMDGRLSKPTSKQLLDKTIRQYF from the coding sequence ATGGCTGACATCTTTGTTAATATCGCACCATACTTCAAATTATCGCTGCTGTTAGGTACAAGCCTCATCATACTTTGTTGGTTAAGCTACTTTGTACGCTTTGTTTACCAGCAAGAAGTGAAAGTCCTTACCTCTTTGTACACGTCATACATTGTGTACTCTGTCTCTATCCTATTTTGGGTTCTCAGCAATGCTTATTTTCATTCTTCTCTATTGGTGGGGTTAGGAGATGATGCTGGAATATTAATGGCAAGAGCCGCCAATATCTTCTCGTATATGGCGTTTGTTTGCGCTTTCCATTTCTCATGCAAAGTGACTTCTGAATATAAAAATCACCAACTTCTTAAGTGGCAGTGGGGTTTAATAGGGCTTGCAACCTTATACTCTGTACCGATTAATTTAATGTCGGGCTACACCGTCATCGGTATTGATATCACCGCTCAAAGTGATTTTATTCTCCATTTTGGATCTGGTACTCCGCTTTTCTTTTTTACTATCTTACTGTTTTTCTTTTTAACGCTGAGTAATCTGTTTTGGTACGGGTTGAAAAAGAGTCAAATTAAGCGTCTTAAAGTGACGTACATGGCGGCTGGTATCATTATCTTCATGATATCGACCACGCTTGTTCATCTCTTTGCGACATTGATTCTTAACGATTTTTCAATGACATGGCTTCCCCCTGCATTATCCATAAGTGAGTTGCTATTTATGGGGTATGCCGTGGTCTGTAACCGTTTTTACAGCTGGCGATATCTTTTGCATATTGGCAGCAGTTTAGCGTTAACACTGGGAGTGTATTTTACTTTTCTTGCGTGGTCTTTTGATGGATTTAATATGCAAGAAGAGGCTTTTGAGCTTGTATTACTGGGTGCGCTAATGGTTATCGGAACTTGGCGGCTTACATGGAAAGTTGCTCGTTCAATCTCAAGCGTATTGATTTATGGAAGCATTAAAGATCCGACAGATAAAATTGCAGGTTTAGTTGACGATTTTCAAACCTCAACCGAGCAAGCGATGGAAAAATTAGCTGGTATTCTTCATGTAGACAAAGCGCTGCTTGTTTTGGATGCAAATTCCAATGATCTCTACTCATCTGTTCTTAATCAAACTCGTTCTGCTCTCCTAGTTAAAGAAGTTGAGTACGAGGTAAGCAGTCAACCGAATACTAAGTTGCACGCTATTCGCGACAAAATGCTGAAAAGTAATACCGCAATGATTCTTCCTTTGCATGACAAACAAGATACGTTGTCGTATTTCATTATGTCTTCAGGGAAGCGCGATGGTTCACTTTTCACAAATGAAGAAATTTCAGCCCTCCAGAAGCTATTGAAAAAGGCGTGGCCGTATATTCATAACGAACGTAAGGTTCAGCATTCCCAAGCGATGGCCAAATCAATAGCTCATGAAATGCGCAACCCTTTGGCACAAGTTCAGCTGCACTTAGAAAAGATCAGTGAGCTTACGGCTCGATTCCCTGAGACAACGCCTAATTTGGCAAATGAAGAGTGGACTGATTTAGAAGCGAGGCTAGCGCAAGAGATTAACCGTGGTAGAGACGCTATCCAGCGCGGTAATTTACTGATTGATGCAACATTACATGAAGCCCATGATCTCTATTTGAATCAAGACTCTCTGGGTTACTACTCAGTTGTTGAGCTCATCAATAAAGCATTGGATGACTATGCCTATGGGTCTGAAGCTTTTACTAGCCGTGTCCAATTTGAACCTGAAGAGCAAGATTACTTAGTGCATGCAAACGACACTATGTTTAGTTTCATTCTGTTTAACTTATTGAGAAATGCTCTGCACTATTTCGATGATTACCCAAAAAGCTATATTGAAATAAAACTTAAAACGGGTGAAAAATTCAATCAAATTTTGTTTAAAGATTATGGACCAGGTATTGATCCAAAAGTGGTGGAACGGATTTTTGATGACTTTTTCACGCACCAAAAATACGATGGTAGTGGTCTAGGGCTGAGCTACTGTAAACGCGTCATGACTTTGTTTGATGGCAGTATTCATTGCCAGTCGGTTTACGGGAAGTTTACCGAATTTAAGTTAGTGTTTCCTAAAGTTGCTTCTAATGTAAGAAGAGAAAACGACGATAGTAACCTAGTTGATACGGATAGCTTACGAGACTACTTAGCAGGGGTTCAGTTGCCTGAATCAAGCATCAAAGAAGGTATTCAAGTTCTTGTTACAGATGACAATAAAGGACAGAGAGCGCTCACACGTATTTATTTAGAGCAGCTTGGGACAATGGTTCATGAAGCTGAAAATGGGCTGCAAGCGGTGAAGTTCGTTGAGGAGCACCCTGTTGATATTGTTTTTATGGATATACAAATGCCTGTCTTGGATGGTTTAGCGGCAACCAAACAGATAAAGTTATTGAAGCCGACTTTACCTGTGATTGCCCTCTCGGGAGAGTCTGGCAAGAGAGAAATTGATAAAATTAACCAGTTGATGGATGGACGATTATCTAAACCTACTAGTAAGCAGTTATTAGATAAAACAATCCGACAATACTTCTAA
- a CDS encoding putative quinol monooxygenase translates to MDSSIFVTAELRIQDGIDREQTIKAIEQFCLDMQSEEGCLQATASYDSEDLQRVILWERYQDKAAIQAHFVMPHTQAFIDCGLTTLVQVFQTQCQSQSQSQSQSQKSSSETNKEGTAV, encoded by the coding sequence ATGGATAGCAGTATTTTTGTCACCGCAGAACTTAGAATTCAAGACGGCATAGACCGTGAACAAACAATAAAAGCGATTGAACAATTTTGTTTGGATATGCAAAGTGAAGAAGGATGCTTACAGGCAACCGCTAGTTATGACTCGGAAGATTTACAACGTGTGATCTTATGGGAGCGTTATCAAGATAAAGCAGCAATACAAGCGCATTTTGTTATGCCTCACACACAGGCTTTTATTGACTGTGGACTAACGACTTTGGTTCAAGTATTTCAAACTCAGTGCCAAAGCCAAAGCCAAAGCCAAAGCCAAAGCCAAAAATCAAGCTCAGAGACGAACAAAGAAGGGACGGCAGTATGA
- the otnK gene encoding 3-oxo-tetronate kinase gives MLLGVIADDFTGATDIAGFLVENGMRTIQLNGIPAGDFDVSADAVVISLKSRSCPVDEAITDSVTALKWLQSQGCQQFYFKYCSTFDSTAQGNIGPVTDALLAELGESFTMVCPALPVNGRTVYNGHLFVFGELLSDSGMRNHPVTPMTDSSVVRMMNAQSEGVSGLVNFQTIEQGSDSVTARFEELKSQGNRYAVVDAFNSEHLVTLGQAAKSLKLITGGSGLAAGIAKNWTEHLVDQSDAKLAGSPVKAPTVVFSGSCSVMTNQQVTAYKQLAPHFAIDVKACLTNAQYTNEVFDWVMTHSQSEFAPLVYATADAAALKTIQEEYGAKASSHAVEQFFSQLAIKLQKNGVKNFIVAGGETSGVVTQSLAVKGFHIGPQIAPGVPWVKSVEGDLSLALKSGNFGDENFFAKAQAFFS, from the coding sequence ATGTTGTTAGGTGTTATTGCAGACGACTTTACAGGTGCAACAGATATTGCTGGTTTCCTAGTTGAAAACGGTATGCGCACCATTCAATTAAATGGCATTCCAGCAGGTGACTTTGATGTATCGGCAGACGCGGTAGTCATCAGCCTTAAATCTCGCTCTTGTCCTGTAGATGAAGCGATTACTGATTCCGTTACTGCTCTTAAATGGCTGCAATCCCAAGGTTGCCAACAGTTTTATTTTAAATATTGCTCTACGTTCGACAGTACTGCACAGGGGAATATTGGCCCTGTTACCGATGCACTCTTGGCTGAGCTCGGTGAGTCTTTCACTATGGTTTGTCCGGCATTACCAGTCAATGGTCGCACGGTTTATAACGGTCATCTGTTTGTTTTTGGTGAGCTATTAAGTGATTCGGGAATGCGTAACCACCCCGTTACGCCTATGACAGATTCAAGTGTGGTTCGCATGATGAACGCGCAATCGGAAGGTGTTTCTGGTTTGGTGAATTTCCAAACTATTGAGCAAGGTTCTGATTCGGTTACTGCTCGTTTTGAAGAATTAAAAAGCCAAGGAAATCGCTATGCGGTGGTTGATGCTTTTAACTCCGAACACTTAGTGACACTAGGACAAGCTGCGAAATCTCTGAAGCTAATTACTGGTGGTTCAGGGCTAGCTGCTGGTATTGCAAAAAATTGGACAGAGCATCTTGTAGATCAAAGCGATGCAAAACTTGCGGGTAGCCCAGTAAAAGCCCCAACTGTTGTGTTCTCTGGTTCTTGCTCTGTGATGACGAATCAACAAGTGACCGCTTATAAACAACTCGCGCCGCATTTTGCTATCGATGTGAAAGCGTGCTTAACCAATGCTCAATACACAAATGAAGTCTTCGATTGGGTTATGACTCATAGCCAAAGCGAATTTGCTCCTTTGGTATACGCAACCGCCGATGCTGCTGCCCTTAAAACGATTCAAGAAGAATACGGTGCGAAAGCTTCAAGCCATGCGGTTGAGCAGTTCTTTAGCCAATTAGCTATCAAACTGCAAAAAAATGGTGTGAAAAATTTCATCGTGGCTGGTGGTGAAACCTCTGGCGTTGTGACTCAAAGTTTAGCGGTAAAAGGTTTCCATATTGGTCCTCAAATTGCGCCAGGTGTGCCTTGGGTGAAATCCGTTGAAGGTGATCTTTCATTGGCGCTTAAATCGGGCAATTTTGGTGACGAAAACTTCTTTGCTAAAGCGCAAGCATTCTTTTCATAA
- the ltnD gene encoding L-threonate dehydrogenase, translated as MSEVQSVGVIGLGSMGMGAAKSCVRAGLDVYGFDLNPQALETLGEYGAKAVSTNALEFADKLDSVLVLVVNAAQVNTVLFKTGLAAALKPNTPVMVSATISAEDAKQIETQLSEFDLVMLDAPVSGGAVKAEAGEMTIMASGATSTFEALTPVLDATAAKVYNIGEAIGLGATVKIIHQLLAGVHIAAGAEAMALAARANIPLDLMYDVVTNAAGNSWMFENRMKHVVDGDYSPKSMVDIFVKDLNLVSDTAQDLKFPLPLSSAALNMFVSASNAGFGQEDDSAVIKVFQGIDLPGVNAPKVEK; from the coding sequence ATGAGTGAAGTTCAATCTGTTGGTGTTATCGGTTTAGGTTCTATGGGGATGGGCGCGGCAAAGTCATGTGTTCGTGCTGGGCTTGATGTATATGGTTTCGACCTGAACCCGCAAGCACTTGAAACCTTGGGTGAATATGGGGCAAAAGCGGTATCGACTAATGCGCTAGAGTTTGCAGACAAGCTTGATTCGGTTTTGGTATTGGTTGTGAATGCAGCGCAAGTAAACACTGTGTTATTTAAGACGGGGTTGGCAGCAGCATTGAAACCGAATACTCCAGTAATGGTGTCAGCTACGATTTCTGCAGAAGATGCGAAACAAATCGAAACTCAGCTATCTGAATTCGACCTTGTGATGCTTGATGCGCCAGTTTCCGGTGGTGCAGTAAAAGCAGAAGCTGGAGAGATGACAATTATGGCTTCTGGTGCTACGAGTACTTTCGAGGCATTGACTCCGGTACTCGATGCTACTGCGGCAAAAGTTTACAACATCGGTGAAGCGATTGGTCTTGGCGCAACAGTGAAGATCATCCATCAACTGTTGGCTGGTGTTCACATTGCTGCGGGCGCGGAAGCGATGGCATTAGCGGCACGAGCAAACATTCCTCTAGATCTTATGTACGACGTAGTGACAAACGCTGCGGGTAATTCTTGGATGTTCGAGAATCGAATGAAACATGTGGTTGATGGCGACTACTCTCCAAAATCTATGGTCGATATCTTCGTTAAGGATTTGAATTTGGTATCGGATACCGCTCAAGACCTGAAATTCCCACTTCCACTATCAAGTGCTGCACTGAATATGTTCGTAAGTGCAAGTAATGCAGGCTTTGGTCAAGAAGACGACAGTGCTGTGATTAAAGTATTTCAAGGCATTGACTTACCAGGTGTGAATGCGCCGAAAGTGGAGAAGTAA
- a CDS encoding DeoR/GlpR family DNA-binding transcription regulator, whose protein sequence is MIPAERQRTILSLLSHQEVISISELVEHLEVSHMTIRRDIVKLETSGKVISVSGGVQLAKALHSELSHDIKVEQQANEKAQIGQLAAQAVPEFSTIYLDAGTTSLEIAHQLAGRDDLLIITNDFAIAAYLMNNTQSEIYHTGGKIDRENQSSIGGKVAEFLRGMNIDIAFISSSSWNLKGLSTPCENKVLVKQAIIKAAHTNYLISDSTKYGRIASFHALDMSELDGVITDSKLSSSVTDELNEKGLKVIQPT, encoded by the coding sequence ATGATTCCAGCAGAACGCCAGAGAACCATTCTGTCACTATTATCACACCAGGAAGTGATCAGTATTTCTGAGCTCGTTGAGCACTTAGAGGTATCTCACATGACCATTCGTCGAGATATCGTAAAACTAGAAACGTCTGGAAAGGTAATTTCCGTGTCAGGCGGTGTACAACTGGCTAAAGCACTGCACAGTGAATTGTCACATGACATTAAAGTCGAGCAACAAGCCAATGAGAAGGCTCAAATTGGTCAACTTGCAGCTCAAGCAGTCCCAGAATTTTCGACGATTTATCTTGATGCAGGGACGACTTCTTTAGAGATCGCCCATCAACTTGCTGGTCGCGATGATCTTCTGATCATTACCAATGATTTTGCAATTGCCGCGTATTTAATGAATAACACTCAATCTGAGATTTACCATACAGGTGGCAAGATTGATCGTGAAAACCAATCCAGCATTGGTGGTAAAGTGGCTGAATTTTTGAGAGGGATGAATATTGATATTGCGTTTATCTCTTCTTCATCTTGGAACCTGAAAGGATTATCCACGCCATGTGAAAATAAGGTATTGGTCAAGCAAGCCATTATTAAGGCAGCTCATACTAACTATCTAATTTCAGACTCGACCAAATACGGCCGGATTGCTAGCTTCCATGCTCTAGATATGAGCGAACTTGATGGGGTCATTACTGATAGTAAGCTTTCAAGCAGTGTGACCGATGAATTAAACGAAAAAGGTCTTAAGGTTATTCAACCAACTTAA